gagataaaatgaaaatgcttgAAAATCTAAGGTCGGGGGGCTTTTTTATACCATTTTTATCACAGGGCCAGTTTTTAACAAATTTTATATAAGTTCAGTTGAGTAGTGAGAGagaattaacattttattttggttcTACATGTATTTTGTTCTACTGAACATAATTTATATGAAACAGCTGTCTTAATAAAAATTATGTTCAGTAGAACAAAATATATGTAgaaccaaaataaaatgttaattctCTCTCACTACTCAACTGAACTTATATAAAATTTGTTAAaaactggccctgtatttaaaaaaaggaaaaaaattcccCACTCACCCTATTTACGTTATTTGTCCTTCTTCTaactcgggtcctctaccagaggcctgggagcttgagggtcctgcgcagtatcttggACTGTTAGGACTATGCtcatctggacagagatctcggatgtcgttcctggaatctgctggagccactctccaagTTTGGGAGTCACTGACacaagtgttccgattaccacggggggatcactgttaccttcaccttccacatcttccctagctcttctctcagcccttggtatttctcaagcttctcGTTTTGCTTCTTCTTGTCATTGCTATCGCTTGGTATTGCTATATCTATCACTACgactttcttcctctgcttgtccaccactactatgtccagttcattagccatcacaagtttgtctgtctgtatctggtcATTGGTgtccacccttgggggcgtatcccattttgacctcgggaggCCGAACTCGGCACAGAtcttcctgtatactatgccagccacttggttatggtgttccatgcatgcactgcctgctagcatcttgcaccctgctgctatgtgctggattgtctcaggggcacctggggtcttgcctggtgtggtagaccccagcctctattgatcttgtgctcagagcttgttcctgtgctgccatgattagtgcctcggtgctgtctttcagcccagctttgtccagccattggtaggattttttgatatcagtcacttcttctatctgccggtggtacatgccatgcagggcCCTGTCCTTCCATAATGGTTCCtattcttgctcctcttctttcttgggtttctgctgcctgaggtatttaCTAAGCTCATGATTGAtctcagtggcttctatctcctcctttagGTCAGTCTATTATCCTAACAGGGTATCTTACGACTGGCAGGATATAAatgttgattgcccagatcttgttctacccattcagctgactcctcaggacttgccttgctctctgcaggtacttggtggtTGCAGCTCTCCTAGCAGCcacttcatggttcccatttgcctgtgggattcccaggtacttgtagctgtcctcagtgtctgcaatgttgccttctggcaGTGCAGTTCCCTCAGTTCTGATTACCTTCCCTCTGGCTGAAAAGGTTCAAGcttatgcagaacagcagtggggacagagcatctccttggtaaatcccacacttgatggtgacttgtgcagttggcttgaagttggcctctagtgttgtctTCCACATCCCCATTGAATTCCTAAAGAAGGTTCTTAGGATCCTGTTGATCTTAATTAGTTCTACGCATTCCAGGATCAAGATGAGATAAGATGAGATAGGATAGGataagataaggtttatttatttatttgtcacatgcagagttatacacagtacaatgcacagtgaaatgtattttgtacctgcactcaataaaatatgtaattcaCATGTCACAAGATTAAAATTTATAAATATCTAGGGTAAAAATATAGTCATTGGTATTTCCACGAGGGTATGTTATGTGTGAGGCAtcaagtcataggctttcttgtaaccaatacaggcggtgcacaggttgatCAATTTGGTCTTACACTCTCGAGTGAATGCTGTATCTACTGTGCCAGTAGCTGGTAGCACCTCTGGTATTTGCCAATTCCTTTATTGGCCCCGTTCATTAATGgagccatgtgcctgttcaCCTTTGCTACCTGACAGCAGCTTCCAAattgtgctgaggcaggtttTTGGCCAGCAGTTGGATAGGACTGATTCCTTGTGGGGATTCTTGGGGATCAGGATTGTCTGGTCTATGGTCAGCCATTCCAGGTGTGTCTCatccattagcagctggtttatttgtgctgccaggtgctcatggagtgcagttagttTCCTTAGCCAGttggtgtgaatcatgtcagggcctggtgctgtccaactcttcatatttgagactctttcttcGATGTCTGCCACTCTGATGGTTACTGGATCAATTTCAGGGAGGTcactgtggtctgctcttagatccacatgctactgagtattgttgttgtgtgttgcatcttTCTCCCATATGCTAAGTCTTGGTGTGAGGGGGTGAgttgttctcatattgttcccatGACACTGAGAGTGCATCTTGgatggagaacatctggtttattggcatctggcttctatctctctggtatacctcttcaagcagTTATCAGAGTTTTtttcttggcagtttctaaggcctcaggtaatGACAGCTTGTtatacttcttaggcacccctttcttcatcacaccctTTTGCAGCTATGATAGCTGGTTAACTTGATTTTACCCTCTAGATTTCTTTTCCATGCAGGGTAGTactccttgtggctgttcaaTGGGATACATCAGCTGGTTGTTTTCAGTGATGGTCACATTTGGGATCGTCCATAGTGATGTATTCACATGTTCTAGTAGAAGGGTTTAGAAAGAAATCCAAAAAAACAGGCATGACCAACACACAATTAATAAActaaaacagctcaaaacacaCTGCACATTCATGGCACTGTTTGCAGCTAAATTATAAAGGAAATTGCAAGGAAAGGGAAAATAAGCAGTGCACCCAGCACTGAGGGGTACATTTCCACACAAAAATCCACTGTGAATCAACAGATAGCTGGAATGTTATTTGTGGATATAGCCCTAGGGTATCTGCCTAATTCTATGCAGCATTTGCTCCTATGCAGGACACACTTCAGTGGGTGCAACTGATGGTGCACTTGATGCACTATGGCTCTCTCATTCAGAAGTGTGCAGGTGACTAGGTCACATAACAGGCTCACTCTTATTCTGATTATGCACTGTTACAAAGAATTCCAATCATTATTCTGATTAGACACCCTCTTAGTAAACCATCAAATCATATTGTGCTGCAATTCATGTGGACAGCCAGAGTGTGTAAGACGGCTATTATGTGGAAAGATTTGCACacaataaaaatctgtttagAGATGTGTGTGTTACAGTCATTTTTGCCCTGTGTATCTAGAAATGATCGGTTGATTGCCATGTTAAATTTATTATCAGCTTCATTTACTTATGATTGTGCTGAATATTTTGAAGTGGTTTTAAGATTTAGAATTATAAGACTATCCTGCctaaataaagggaaaaaatgaggagttaaaggtgtgtgtgtgtgtgtgtgtgtgtgtgtgtgtgtgtgtgtgtgtgtgtgtgtgtgtgtgtgtgtgtgtgtgtgtgtgtgtgcgtgcgtgcgtgcgtgtgtgtgtgtgtaaagaggAGCTGTGTGTTCACTTAATGTGTAGTAGTGTCAGTGGTAGATAGCTTTGACTTTAATTTGGATCTTGTGTTTggaagtttttttctttacatccagtatgtctctctgtgttcctgactgttttgtttcttgtacAAGTACAGTCAACAATCAACTGCTTTTGACCAATCAGTAACAAATCACAAGGTTTTTGAAAtgcttttcctctctttcaGTCACTGGGCTCCATAGAAGCAATGTATTCCTGCACCACATTggtctttttaatttattgtcttAAAGCTACAACTTAATTTATACCCTTTATTTTTCACCTTTCATGTTGCCATCCAGGAAATATTATAAGCTAAAACTGGGGGAGTTGGTAATTTACAAAAAAGGTTCAGCATAAGAGAACATGCAAAACAGTGAAGCgctgtttattggattggattgatGATCAGGCTAACTTCATTCAGTTGCTCCCTTACTTGCAACCTTCCCTGGGAACTGTGTCTCCACCCTGTTtcaaactggggatctttcATGTGTTAGGCAAATGTCTATGGAGCCACTGGTTTCTTTCTAATCTTGCTAATGACTTTTAAAGCATTAAACAGGCTTTCAATatcagaaaaatatataaatattaatacTTAGATTGAATAAATAATCTTGATTAAATAtacttgtgttttgttgtgttgtacaTCTCTTAAAATCATCTTAAAATGTTGAATAATACTTAAAAGGTTTTATGGCAAAttatagaaaagaaaaatgtaaattatttacataatttacatttttcttactTATGAAAATGATAATATTgtgaaaaaaagtttgttttttttttatttaattcaaaaaggTAAACTTTCAAATATTCTGTATTAACCCTCATTCTACTGACAGGGGTCTGTGCAGACCCCAGAGGTATGTTTTTATGATTTGGTCAATTTTTTCTAATAATGTGACATCactgttttttatttctgcttttattagtGCTAATGCTTCAGGGTCCCAGGGGACCCCACTCAAAAGCATTTAATTCCACTTATGTAGTTTTAATAAATTGAACTATTTGTTCACTTAATATTTGCCATGGTTCGTAAATTAAAGTACTGCTCCATATCCAGGGGGTTATccagtcattttaaaaaaagaggctCAAATGCCATCGCTGCCTTCCTCATCTGGATGGGGAACTTCCCAGACTGGTAGTTATTAGAATGTTAGAAACGTTGCTGGGTCTACTATAACTGACAGAGCTGAGGCATGCCCTGGTCATGCCATACACGAAAAGGAGAGCTGATACAATACAAGCCCCAATCTGAGCAGCAATGATCCTCCTGGGAGTGAGGAAAACTCCACCTGCTGATTGTCCTATGTTCAACTGAAAGATCTATTCAACAAAGGTGTTACCTTAACTCCTGaaacagagacaggaaagtAGCAACTGTTTGCTCCTCCTGTCACATGCTAGCATGCCTTGAGCTTGAGCAAAAGGCAAATTGAGTACTTTAACACACTGTTGTCTGGTTAGCTTTAGTTGTACTTATTTGTTTCAGGTTCCTGTAcgaccacagtgagagcttggtttgCACTGCCAGCGTTAAGTCAGACattcaccaattctgttcatctATGGAGGGTTTGGTAGTCTCAGGATcttatctctgctttttgctggTGATGTTGTTTTGTTGGCTGCACTGAGTTGTGACCTCCAGCGCACACTGAGATGGTTTGCACCTGTGTGAAGTAGCTGGATGATAATAAGcatctccaagtctgaggccatggttctcagctggaaaagggggGAGTACCCATtccagctcagggatgagttgctgccaaaGTGGAGGAGTTTATCTTGGTgacttgttcatgagtgagggaagAGTGGTACAGGAGATCCACGGACAGATGCAGCACCTGCAGTAATGCTGACACTGTAGTAGTCTGctatggtgaagagagagctgaccCTGAATCTGTCGATTTAAAGGCCAATCTACGTTCCAACTCTTACCTGTGGTcacaagctctgggtagtgactaaaaaaaaaaataagattgtAGACACAAtcaaaaatgagcttcctctgactGTTTGAATAGTTGTTGacttagaataaaataaaatattctaataatttgACATACTGGATTTCTGATTAAtatcattaaaattaaatcagaagataaatatttcactttaaataTAATGAATATGAAAGGTGACTTTTATACGCCACTTCCATATACAAATATGTTCTATCATATAAATACTTTATTACAGcaacataaatatttttagcAATTTGAATGGATTTCTTAGGTTCACATAATGTGTCTCTTCAGATAAGTATGTCATCATCTTATCTTTGCACCATAATCTGTCAGCATAAATGCCTGAGGTGAAATTCAGATTATTCCTGTCATCGTTTAAATTTAGCACACCCCATGACACACCAAATGAGGCAGGGATGGTTTGCCATCATTGCAACCTGTCACCCAGTCTGTTTGTTGCAAGCAGTGTGTTAGCTTATCtactgtacagtatgtgctGTATGATATATATGAGTATACCTCTGCATGAAAAACCACCATCCATAAATCCATCCAATGAGATAGACCAGGTTGTGTTAAGTTTTCCAGAGTCTGTATgactctcattttttttaaaacgtgctttttttttaaaaatatttatttgctaACACTATAGATTCACTCTGCATTATTGCCTATGATTGCCTTAAAATTagttaggcaattatgctatgaGGCTAATTATATTTAATGTCATATTACTTATGACAATTCATTCTACTGGAACACAGGTCAAATGAAGTCTGTCATGAGGAACCAgctaatctctctctctctttctctctttgttcttttcttgtCTTGCAGAACCGTGACAGAATGGTCGACAGTATGAGCAAAGTCATGCTGCACACGGTCATCTCATGCTGGCAGCCTTTCCTGGGATTGGCCCTCGTGGCTGTTTTTGTGGGTTCTACCTTGGGATGTCCCTCACGATGCGAGTGTTCAGCGCAGAGCAAGGCAGTTGTCTGTCACCGCAAGCGCATACCCAGTATCCCAGATGGCATCCCAACCGAAACCAGGATCCTGGACCTGAGTAAGAACAAGCTGACAATGATCAACCCTGATGACTTTTTTGCCTTCCCTGGGCTTGAGGAACTTGACCTCAGTGGAAATATTATCAGTTATGTTGAGCCTGGAGCCTTCAATGGCCTGTTTAACATGCACTCGCTCAGTCTCAAGAGCAATCGTGTCAAGCTCATTCCTCTGGGTGTCTTCACAGGCTTAACCAATCTTACCCGACTGGATATAAGTGACAACAAAATTGTCATTCTCCTGGATTATATGTTCCAAGACTTGCACAATCTTAGGTTTTTGGAAGTGGGTGACAACGATCTGGTTTACATCTCTCACCGTGCATTCAGTGGACTTTTAAGCCTGGAGACACTAACCTTAGAAAGGTGCAACCTTACAGTTGTACCCACTGAGGCTCTTTCTCACCTTCACAACCTGGTCAGCCTGCATCTACGATACCTcagcattagcactttacatccATACTCATTCAAAAAGCTATTCAGATTGCGGCACTTAGAAATTGATAACTGGCCTTCACTAGACCATGTTCCAGCTAATGCCCTGCATGGTCTCAACCTGACAACACTGTTTATAACCAGCACCAACCTGTCAACCTTCCCTTACCTAGCCCTGAAGCATCTTCCCTACCTGACACATCTCAATCTATCCTACAACCGCATAAGGCACATTGAAGGGGGCATGCTAATGGAACTGGTTCGGCTGCAGGAGCTGCATATAGTTGGAGCTCAGCTGACCACCATTGAACAGTATGCCTTCCAAGGCCTGCGGGGTCTCAGAGTTCTCAATATTTCTCACAATCGACTGGACACATTGGAAAAGGGTGTTTTTCAGTCTCCTGAGGTTCTGGAGGTTCTTCTCATTGACAACAATCCCTTAGTGTGTGATTGTCGCCTCATGTGGATCCTACAGAAAAGGCACTCCATCTTCTTTGGGGATTCACAGCCAGAATGCAGCACACCTGAGGGTATTCGTGGTCGGCCTTTTAAGGAGTTTAAGGAGACTCTTCTGTCTTATTATGTTACATGTACCAAACCGAAAATTCGtgagaataaaacacaaacagttaCTGTAGATGAGGGTCAGCAGGCTATGTTGCGTTGCAGTGCTGATGGGACACCAAGGCCAACTGTGTCTTGGTTGTCCCCACGTCGTCGAGTGCTGACAAGCAGGAGCCATGGTAGAGTAACGGTCCATAACAATGGTACACTGGAAATCAAGTCAGCAGAGGTTCAAGACAGCGGAGTGTACCTTTGCCTTGCCTCCAACACTGCTGGAAATGACACCCTGATGACATCATTGGCAGTGAAAAGTCTAGGATCACTGTATGCTAACAGGACCCAGTACTACACAGATCCCAACAATGCCACTGCCAATGGGACGACTAGTGTGACCCTTGGTTTGGACCTTAAGACTATTTTAGTGTCAACAGCTATGGGTTGTTTCACATTCCTGGGAGTTGTCTTGTTTTGCTTCCTGCTTCTTTTTGTCTGGAgcagaggaaaaggaaaacataaaaacaatataGATGTTGAGTATGTGCCTCGATCAAAGTCTAATGGCACTAATGTTGACTCAGCAGAGGGACAAGCTGGTCCTCGTCGTTTTaacatgaaaatgatgtgacttcTTTTATAGATCTGAGAGTCTGGATTGTGGAAAAGCCCAAAGTACAGTGTATTTTTTTGAAAAGAGAATGACTGACCTTCTCACTGCTACGGGGAGAGTGGTAGTGAAAAAACACTGGGGCATCATAAAATGATGAGCATTACCTTAAATCTGTGGATCTTGATATAGTTCTTGAATACTGTGTCTCAAAtacaaaaagttttaaaaggaTTTACACTGTTGCTACCAGGGAAACTTCTCGGATGAGTTGCTCTCATGAGGACCTGGATGAAATAAGTGTCAGTTATCAGCTTTTTGAAATTTATATGCCCCAAAACCCTTCAGTTTTGGGTTGGCTCTACAGACTCAGCTGAACAATGTACAGTACAAATTTGTATCTAAGCTATAACCTACTTTGTTTAGTCTTGCGCCATGCTTATTCACTGAACCAATCAATGAAACAAACCATTATTTCCTATGTTCTATATTTTGCATATGTGCACCTAATGCTTCATTATGTACATGTATGTACATGATTCAAAAGAACAGTTCATAGCAATATTCATGGGATGCATTAGCCAAAATTGCTATAATCCTAAATGTTCCACAAGAACAGTCTTCAGGATTTCGAAGTTTCCATTGATTCAGGAAGGGCTTCTATGGCTAAGTATTTGTCCCCTGCTCCCCAATTGACTCCTAAATATTAATGAATATACATTATTTATCAATATAAGTAAAagaagattattttatttatgaaaagTGTTAAGAATTTTGCAAAAATCGGTCCTCAAACACTGTTCAGGATTTAAGATAACACCTGGAATGTCATAAAGATGAATTATTATTGGTCAGACAACCTACATGAACCActtttttgtcctcttttgtctctttttattCCTTTAACTGTACCTTTGCTAGTTGGCAAACTACATGTGTCAATTTTACTACAGTGacatttgcatcatttttccCAGTAGGAATTTTGGACTTTGTTGTGGTAGttcttcattttgttgttgAATCATTTAGATTGTGAAAACttcaaaagtaaaagtaaaaaatatgtATGTGAAATAAATGAAGATGTATTTGTACCAAAGTGTCTGACtaaatgcataaaatataaTCATCTTCTCCTCAGCCTCACTGATGGACAGCAGTTTAATCATTTGTGTATTGTTGCTAattcctttttctttgttgcAGTCTACAAAACTTAACAAAGATTTTAACATTCAAATCATTAACACGCAGAGTTATGTAGCCTCTACTTGGTATATTTATAGAAATTTACTTGCTTTCAAATGCCAACATACGGCACTAGAAAATACTGATATGTTACAGTAATACACAGCTGTAATAATCCACTCCAAATGTTCATATGAATAATTAAATCAtaagttttaaaaagcatttactGGTGTACAGGGTAAACTCAGTGTAAGACAGATAAATGGaaaatataatttgtattttgtttcatttaaaatatcaaTTATAATATAACATCAATatacaagtgtttttttttttgttttttttacaataacatTTTCCCTACTGTGAATGTAcatgtttattttcatatttaattttgtaattttgtttttattttataagaTTACATAAGTAATTTACTGTACTTAGATTATATCATTTCCCTGTTATGTCAAGTATTAGGCTCTGGTTATCAGATCCACACGTGCTTTACTTCGATTTGGCTGGCTGGTTGTGGTGTGGGCTTATCAAATGACTGACAGGCTCAGGTGCATTCATAGATTATGCATTACAGTAAGGAGTATTACATTTTCTTGGGCATACAGATCCGCATATTAAATATACTGTAGTTTATTTGCAGCTGTAGAAGTTGTGTAATAATAAATGCCCACTTTGGAGATATTTACTAGTTTCATTGTCCTACGTGCGCTAATGCAAATGTGTAATGACATCCGTGAATTCATTCTTCGAATGCCGCTGCTGTCTGTGTAAACTTTCCCTTTCTCACTTTGGAGGAAGACATAATACAATTCAGCTTGTTCCATTACTCAACCTGTACAATGAAAATTTCACAAGCGTGGCATAAGCTGAAAACAGATGCAAAttgtcttcaaaataaaatgttcctttttaaaatgtgttagcTACAGCAATAAAATTTAAGTAGAGCTGAACACAAAGATGAACAAATTACCTAAATGTTGAACACAATTCATAAATTGCTGTTTCTTTTGCACAGCCTCTGGGGATGACCACTGGAGTTATATAAGGGTTGTGATACTGGTATGTATAAGTAATGGTCAGGGATTCCAGGACAGCGAATCAGCTCTTTGGGGTCCAGTGACACTAGCAAaagtttttttgtaatttaatatCAAAATAATACAGATATAAATAGTCtgtacatacattttttttcagtgtgttaatGTGTATTAATGTGGACATTGCTAtgaacactgattgacaatcaatttcacatgctgttgtgcaaatggaatagacaacaggtggaaaatattggcaattagcaagacacactcaataaaggagtggttctgcaggtggggaccacagacgacttctcagtacctatgctttctggctgatgttttggtcacttttgaatgttggtggtgctttcacactcactgtcacgcatgagacggactctacaacccacacaagtggctcaggtagtgcagctcatccaggatggcgcatcaatgtgagctgtggcaagaaggtttgctgtgtctgtcagcgtagtgtccagaggctagaggtgctaccaggagacaggccagtacaccaggagacgtggaggaggttgtaggagggcaacaacctagcagcaggaccgctacctctgcctttgtgcaaggaggaacaggaggagcactgccagagccctgcaaaatgacctccagcaggccacaaatgtgcacgtgtctgcacaaactgttagaaaccgactccatgaggatggtatgagggcccaacgtccacagatgggggttgtgctcacagcccaacaccgtgcaggacgcttggcatttgccagagaacaccaggattggcaaattcgccactggcgccctgtgctcttcacagatcaaagcaggttcacactgagcacatgtgacagacgtgacaaaGTCAGGAGACACCGTGgagagagcgatctgctgcctgcaacatccctcagcatgaccggttggcagtgggtcagtaatggtgtcggggtggcatttctttggagcaCTGCACAGCCCACCATGTGCTCGCCAGtgctgccattaggtaccgagatgagatcctcagaccccttgtgagaccatatgctggtgcggttggccctgggttcctcctaatgcacgacaatgctagacctcatgtggcttgcagttcctgcaagatgaaggtaTTGAAGCAATGGACTGGctgcccgttccccagacctgaatccgattgagcacatctgggacatcatgtctcgctccatccaccaacgtcatgttgcaccacagactgtccaggagttggcggatgctttagtccagtcAATATTTAACacgagaaatattaatttaagtttggttgatgaatgaatcaatatacataagcttaaacttcaaaattttgtttattttcccaccagtctactacacagaccgacgaagggtggaagtgctcctgtgataagcaaactcctgaaattaaagttaagcatcataactggatatttttattcaacattaatgtctcacttaatatagttggaaattaatcattcgctcagctgttttccttgatgttgaaatgtgttatgctttttTTAACCGCTTATTTTGagttaaagacttaaaattaaaccacaaagaggagaaaaagttaattctccgtttaaccagctgcttttccacagctgtgcttcgcactcacatttgctaggcgacatgagctacgctgaggtgaggacaggcgacgctgatatgaaggctagccactcacttccggcctttgcggtcttcgtgggctgcgaaggactaCGTAGGATGCgacccctgaatttggacatcatgtgtcgatataatctgtatgcctggaattcGTGcagtgagaaacgttccacggtgcaaagtgcaattaaaatgcgttaaaatttttaattcattaattaatcgaaattaacacgTAAAAGTCCCACCTCTAATGTTAATTAAATTTACTTTCTAACAAGTTAACTTGTGGAAGGTGCCCACCCAAAAAGCCCAGCAAAATATGTATATGTACAATGTCATGAGCAGTGAGCGTTTGAAGAATGAATTCACAGGTGTCATACATTTGCATTAGCAcaaccaaaacaataaaaataccccccacccaaaaaaaaccctggcATTTCTTATAATACAACTTACACAGTTATACTTCATATATGggcttttatatttattttgcctTTGTGTCTTCTAAACTGTTTTCTTCTGAAAAGCAACAAAACTTGAAGGAGAACGTATTCAGTGAATTTAATTTTGGAGACTTGTTTGAGTCTTCAAACAAACCTCTGCCAGCCaactttgaatgtttttatttttctcattacCACATTCTTTCA
The sequence above is a segment of the Archocentrus centrarchus isolate MPI-CPG fArcCen1 chromosome 10, fArcCen1, whole genome shotgun sequence genome. Coding sequences within it:
- the LOC115786765 gene encoding leucine-rich repeat and immunoglobulin-like domain-containing nogo receptor-interacting protein 2 — its product is MVDSMSKVMLHTVISCWQPFLGLALVAVFVGSTLGCPSRCECSAQSKAVVCHRKRIPSIPDGIPTETRILDLSKNKLTMINPDDFFAFPGLEELDLSGNIISYVEPGAFNGLFNMHSLSLKSNRVKLIPLGVFTGLTNLTRLDISDNKIVILLDYMFQDLHNLRFLEVGDNDLVYISHRAFSGLLSLETLTLERCNLTVVPTEALSHLHNLVSLHLRYLSISTLHPYSFKKLFRLRHLEIDNWPSLDHVPANALHGLNLTTLFITSTNLSTFPYLALKHLPYLTHLNLSYNRIRHIEGGMLMELVRLQELHIVGAQLTTIEQYAFQGLRGLRVLNISHNRLDTLEKGVFQSPEVLEVLLIDNNPLVCDCRLMWILQKRHSIFFGDSQPECSTPEGIRGRPFKEFKETLLSYYVTCTKPKIRENKTQTVTVDEGQQAMLRCSADGTPRPTVSWLSPRRRVLTSRSHGRVTVHNNGTLEIKSAEVQDSGVYLCLASNTAGNDTLMTSLAVKSLGSLYANRTQYYTDPNNATANGTTSVTLGLDLKTILVSTAMGCFTFLGVVLFCFLLLFVWSRGKGKHKNNIDVEYVPRSKSNGTNVDSAEGQAGPRRFNMKMM